A genomic window from Anticarsia gemmatalis isolate Benzon Research Colony breed Stoneville strain chromosome 22, ilAntGemm2 primary, whole genome shotgun sequence includes:
- the LOC142982875 gene encoding facilitated trehalose transporter Tret1-like, producing MVYTITQVQLPQQIKNERKCCVWKEVLLAFLFNIPFFTHGVETTNLTSSAHAGHFISSPQNEEISYTSMAMTIAAGVTAPIYCYVIDRFGRKTGIFIISMVQGITLVPHFLLNKNNIYVVQIILHILAGISSGGLFTILPIYIKETSVMRGFCICLMVVMTTVGYLMKMLLVMEVRLYLMVGLVGVQFFSMFLMVESPCYLVMKKKYDAAQRNLSKLKLLAEDDPNISKEISSLKDESDRAKSNGKLSVSTVYRTKIWLDGIKIGFVLYTVNVLCGSILFLDQHKTLMQLKLVADPESTLVLACLLGGSVCCLISITFLDRKYLLTLGYVIITLSTGVLAVYTQAEMAINSLREVPVISLGILVFGYGIAWGLPTLLVVEMYNMEIRATFIGIIYFYSQVIKLAHVHTFKYLEDFVGVYTMFYIFACVNMYGVVYTLFAVPNTKGKSVKQIEKQLRRPKLPA from the exons TCAACATCCCATTCTTCACCCACGGCGTGGAGACCACGAACCTGACGTCATCAGCCCACGCCGGCCACTTCATCAGCAGTCCTCAAAATGAAGAGATATCGTACACCTCCATGGCGATGACTATAGCTGCTGGGGTCACAGCTCCGATATACTGCTATGTGATAGACAGGTTCGGACGGAAGACTGGCATTTTTATTATCAGTATGGTACAAGGG ATCACCCTAGTCCCACACTTCCTTCTCAACAAGAACAACATCTACGTAGTCCAAATAATTCTTCACATCCTCGCTGGAATTTCTTCTGGAGGACTCTTCACTATACTACCAATATACATCAAAGAAACATCCGTGATGAGAGGCTTCTGCATTTGTTTGATGGTTGTCATGACAACGGTGGGGTATTTGATGAAGATGTTGCTAGTGATGGAAGTGAGGCTGTATCTGATGGTAGGACTGGTGGGGGTACAGTTCTTTTCAATGTTTTTGATGGTGGAGAGCCCGTGCTATTTGGTGATGAAGAAGAAATATGAT GCAGCGCAaagaaatctatcaaaactCAAACTATTGGCGGAAGATGATCCTAATATATCAAAAGAGATATCCAGTCTCAAAGATGAAAGCGATAGGGCGAAATCAAACGGAAAACTCTCTGTTTCCACTGTTT ACCGAACTAAAATCTGGCTGGACGGCATCAAGATAGGCTTCGTGCTGTACACCGTGAACGTGCTCTGTGGAAGTATTCTGTTCCTTGACCAGCACAAAACATTGATGCAGTTGAAACTAGTTGCAGATCCTGAAAGCACGCTAGTCCTCGCTTGCTTGCTGGGAGGGAGTGTGTGCTGTCTGATTAGTATTACTTTCTTGGATAGAAAG TACCTTCTGACCCTGGGCTACGTCATCATCACCTTGTCCACGGGAGTCCTGGCCGTGTACACACAAGCAGAGATGGCAATCAACTCACTGAGAGAAGTTCCTGTCATTTCCTTGGGTATCCTGGTCTTCGGCTACGGTATCGCTTGGGGTCTACCTACTTTGTTGGTGGTGGAAATGTATAATATGGAG ATCCGAGCAACATTCATCGGAATAATCTACTTCTACTCTCAAGTAATAAAACTGGCCCACGTCCACACCTTCAAGTATCTCGAAGACTTCGTCGGCGTATACACAATGTTCTACATCTTCGCATGTGTCAACATGTACGGGGTGGTGTATACGCTCTTTGCAGTCCCGAACACAAAGGGCAAAAGtgtaaaacaaatagaaaagcAATTGCGAAGACCGAAGCTACCCGCTTAA